CAGATGACATCTGTACCTCCCAGTTTGAATTCGATAGGGAGGTCAGCTTTGCAGGTCCATTGAATGTCTTCTCTATCGTATTCGTGTCCAGAGTTGGTGCATCGCATCCGGTCGACAGTGTAGAGCCCTTTAGCATTGCCTCCAACGCATACCAGCTGCGGCATCGCCTCGACTCGTCGATGAGTGGTCATGGCACCATCGCGAAGCGTGAGCGCTTTGACGCTCGACAGTAGAATGGCAtctttgctcttgctccagTTGCGAGCTAGTGCTGATGGAGCATGGAGGGAAACGAGTGCGAGAAGGAGTTTCGAGAGATGCATTGCGCTCAGAATCCAGCCGCTTGTGCAGCCTAGGGGCAACAGAGAATATGGTAGAGACCTACAGTGGAACGCAATGCAGTGGCAGCCTGCTACTGAACTTATTCACTGATGAAAGTGCAAGTTGTCATTGTTCATGGAGGCAGTGGGCTTGGGCGAGCGGGAGGCGTCCAGGCGTCGAAGCGTCTGGTCAGAATCTGAGTGGCGAGCCACATGGCCACAGCCACAGCAAGAGCGGGCAGCTGGCAGGGAAGGCGAGACCGATGCTCGGACGCGCGAGTCATGCAGTCGCGTTCCTCTTCACTTTCACTTCCTTTGCGACAACTGCCCGAACACACACAGATCTACCTCGCATACTCCAGCGTGGGCACAGCACTCGTTCGAGAGACTCAAAGACTAGCCCAGGAATTCGATCAAACTCATCCAGTGCGACAACATCACAAAACCATCAGGCAACGAAGCCGCTCACCACCACCCCTCCACCCTCTCgaccaccacaaccacaaccatgGGCCGCGCAGAACCCGGCTCAACCAAGGCAATAGCCAACAAATCCAAAATGGTAGGCCTTCAACGCCTCCGCTGGTGGTGCGAACCCTGCCAAAAACAATGCCGCGACGAAAACGGTTTCAAACAACACACCCTCTCCGAATCCCACAACCGCAACATGCAAATCGTAGGCGAAAACGCCCGAGGCTACATCAACGAAAAATCGCGCGAATTCCAACGCGACTTCATTCAATTGCTCCGCACAGGCCACGGAGAGAAGAAAATAAATTTAAATCAGTTTTATAACGAGTATATCAAGGATAAGGAACATGTGCATATGAATAGTACCAAGTGGCCGAGTTTGACGGAGTTTGCGAAACACTTGGGGAGAGAGGGGATTTGTAGGGTGGAGGAGGGGGACCGAGGGTTGGAGATTGCGTGGGTTGATGATAGTGCGGAGGCGATTAGGAGGAAAGAGGATATTAAGCGGAAAGATCGATTGGCGAAGGGGGATGAGGATATTGAGTCGAAGttgctggagcagcagaTTAGGAGGGCGAGAGAAGAGGCTGAGAGGAATgaggtggagaggaggaggaaggctgaggaggagagagTGGAGAGAGGTGAGCAGGATGGGGAGGAAAAAGTACTGGAGCCTGTCAAAGTGTCGTTAAGCTTGAAAGGTGCAAAAGTGCCTGAGAAAAAGAAGGAAGCCGACGAGCAACCTGTGGATGGCATACCAGTTGCCATCGAAACCTTCTCTGCAGCAGACCTCAAAACTGCGGACAACAAACCCGAATTTGAAGGTAAACCGGACAGCCAGACGAACGACGAAACAGATGCGGCCACTAAGCCCGAAGCTCCAGCCAAAGTGTCATTATCACTggcagcaaagaagaagaatgccaACCCGCTAGCGAAGAAGAACCCTTTCGCGAAGAAGACAGACGTCATTCGCGCAGAGCCTGAAAAGAAAATGAGCAATGCCGAACGCATCATGAAAGAAGAGCTCGAACGTAagagagctgcagaagagagAGGACATGGCGCAAAACGACAACGCTTCAACTAGATCCTCATGTGCAAGTGTCAAATTTTCTGCTGTTATTAGCGACGGCGTTGGGGGAGTTAGCATCATGTCATATGCTACGATTGATTTCTTGTCACGATCATCTGAAGAGGTCTGCGTCCATTTTGCTCATTCCAATGTCATTTTCGAAGCTCGAATTACATACTGAATGGAACGCAGGTGCTGTGCAGCCGTGCCCATATCCATTATACATTCCATCATGACTCATGCAGTGTCTCCAGTACCTGATCAACAGGTCACCTGCAGTCCCTCATGCGTGGCAAGAGGTGCGTCTCGTCCATTCCTACTCCTCCCTCCGATGTAGGCTCTTGTTGCACTGTTCTGGTTCAGACAAGCTTGTACGACGACGGAGCGGCACGGCTCGTGATGCCCGGTGACTGAGCGACGACCGTGACATTAGAACGGCGGCTGGTCGTGAACGCACTTGTGAGTGGCGAGGCATAGCTGAATGTGCTGCTCGTTGGAACAGGATTGGCGCTGGCCGAGGTAGTCACGGCAGCGGATGACCCTGATGCTGGGAAACCAGTAGAGCTTGGATTCGTGAtgcgcgcagcagcagtccagCTCTGCGCCCCACCGATGAAGGTAATGCTGGTGTAGAGACCACAGCGGCTGGTTGCACCAAACTGGACACCGTCGCAAGAGCCAGTACACAGGGCGGCGCATGCCTCGAAGTCAGAAGCTGTAACGTAGGCCGAGTGAGAGCCGTCGAAGCGCGAGTCGCAGCCGACTGCAAATGCAGCCTTGGAGTCGGCATCAATGTACACACTGTTGTCGGATGCTGGGCACGAGACCTCGGTCTGGCTTGGCAAAGCCGATGATGAGG
This genomic interval from Cercospora beticola chromosome 7, complete sequence contains the following:
- a CDS encoding uncharacterized protein (BUSCO:EOG092657UN) — translated: MGRAEPGSTKAIANKSKMVGLQRLRWWCEPCQKQCRDENGFKQHTLSESHNRNMQIVGENARGYINEKSREFQRDFIQLLRTGHGEKKINLNQFYNEYIKDKEHVHMNSTKWPSLTEFAKHLGREGICRVEEGDRGLEIAWVDDSAEAIRRKEDIKRKDRLAKGDEDIESKLLEQQIRRAREEAERNEVERRRKAEEERVERGEQDGEEKVLEPVKVSLSLKGAKVPEKKKEADEQPVDGIPVAIETFSAADLKTADNKPEFEGKPDSQTNDETDAATKPEAPAKVSLSLAAKKKNANPLAKKNPFAKKTDVIRAEPEKKMSNAERIMKEELERKRAAEERGHGAKRQRFN